AAACCTTCTTGATTAACATTGCTGGCAACGGCCAATGGATGGTACCTTCTCTGTTGGGATATATATCCGTAATTCTGCGCAGGTCTCGCGCAGCGGGGAAGTTTCCTCAAAACGGGTACATCAAAACTTAAACGTCTCCGGGGGGACAACAATGAAAAAATCACTAGCAGCACTCGCGCTTGCCGGTTCCATCGCCCTGATCGGTTCAGCGCCCGCCATGGCAGCCACCTACCCGCCTCTTCCGCCGCAGGCTGCAGTTTCTGACGGCGTCGTCGGCCCAGGTGAAACCTTCATCTTCCGTGGCCAGGGCTTCCTTGCCGGGGAATCACTCACAATTCGCGTCACGCCCGGTAACCCGCCAGCCGCCTCTGGCGCCAACATCGCTGGTGGCCGTGCGGTTGCCGCTCGGATCAGCGTTGTGACCGAAGCGCAGACGCTGAAGGCGACAGCCGATGCCAACGGTGCGTTTGCTGTTCCGGTGGCAATCAACGAACCGGGTACTTACCTTCTGACCGCAACCGGCGACACCTCCGGCATCACTGTTGGTCCCGTCACCGTTACCGTTGCAGCTACGCTCGCCAACACGGGTGGCGCTCCTTTGGCTAACACCGGCGGAACCCCTCTTGCCAACACCGGTACCGACGCCAGCCTGCTCCTCTGGGGTGCAGCAGGCGTAGGCGCTCTGGGTCTGGGCGCGGCGGGCGTCATTCTCGTCCGCCGTAACAAGTCGGAAGCTGCTGCCTAACCGCAACATCTCCTAGTACCAAAGAAGGTGGGGGTCTCCGGGAAGCCGGGAGCCCCACCTTCTGTCTTTTAACCGTAATGCCCGCCCCAGTGGCTGAGGCTGTGGTACTTATAAGAACTATGGGGAGACATTGGCGACGAGTACCACGGCAATACGACTTCTCCCTACCCCTCCCAAGTCCTCAGGTGCTCAGCTACGCTCTCCTGGTGCTGCTAGCGGTTGCCGCCCTTGGCGTCGCGGCGTTAGCCCTTCTACAGAGCGCCTGAGGGCTAAGTGAAGCTCCTCCACAACCACCGGCTGTGGCGTGTAGTCCTCGTAGCCATGATGGTTCCCTTGGCCCTCATCGCCTTCTGGCCCAGCCCGGTGGACGAACCGATCCAAGGCCTGCTGGCCCGCATCCTGAGATTCCTCCACCGCAACGGAATTCCGGACTGGTTCAGTTACAGGTTTGTAGAGGCTTCGGCCAACGTTGCGCTTTTTATCCCCATCGGATTCGTAAGTTCGCTTGCTTTTCCAAAAAAGGCTTGGTGGCGGATAGGCGCTTTTGGCCTGCTGATTTCCGGCTTTATCGAGCTGGGACAACTCCTGTTTCTTCACGACCGATTTGCAAGTCCTGGAGATCTTGTAACAAATGCGTCAGGGGCTGTCATCGGGGGGCTGTTGGCCATTGTGGCGCTTAAAAAAGTACAGGTCCGCCGCCTTTCGGCAACGGACCTGTAAATAGTAAGGAGCGTCAGTTAGTTGACGAAGCCCTTCATCCAGGTCTTCAGGTCCTCGCCGAACTCCACGCGCTCGGACGCCAGGGTGATGACTGCCTTGAGGTAGCTCAGCTTGTCGCCGGTGTCGAAACGACGGCCCTTGAAGACCACGCCGTACACGCCGGAGCCTTCGCCCCCGCCGGCTGCCAGGGTCTGCAGGGCATCCGTCAGCTGGATCTCGCCGCCGCGGCCGGGCTCCGTCTCCTCCAGGATGCCGAACACGGACGGGTGCAGCACGTAGCGGCCGATCAGGGCCAGGTTGGACGGCGCCTCCCCTGTGGCAGGTTTCTCCACCAGGCTGTTGACGCGGACGTAGTCCTCACCGTCCACCGGGGTGATGTCTGCGCAACCATAAGCGCTGATCTGGGACGGGTCCACCTCGATCAGGGCGATCACCGAGCCACCAGTCTTCTGCTGCACCTCCATCATGGTGGTGAGCAGGTCCTCGGCCTCATCGATGAGGTCGTCGCCCAGCAGGACGGCGAAGGGCTCATTGCCCACATGCTGTGCAGCGCACAGCACCGCGTGGCCCAAGCCCTTGGCCTCGCCCTGGCGGACATAGTGGATAGGACCGAGCTCGGACGCGTGCTCCACAGCGGCCAGGCGATCGGTGTCGCCCTTCCTCTCCAGTGCACGCTCCAGGCCCGGCTCGCGGTCAAAGTGGTCCTCGAGGGAGCGCTTGTTGCGCCCCGTGATCATCAGCAGGTCGGTGAGGCCGGACTTGACGGCTTCCTCCACCACATACTGGATGGCCGGACGGTCGACCACCGGCAACATTTCCTTCGGCATTGCCTTGGTGGCGGGCAGGAAGCGAGTTCCCAGTCCGGCAGCAGGAATGACGGCTTTGGTTATAGCTTTGCCCGTTGTCATATGTGAACCTTACAAATCGGCCATGGCGGATGGCAATTTCCTGCCGGTACATCTCGGCTCACGCACCGTGCGGCGGGCAGGGCTGGTTGTACACCCTACACGCTCCGCGCCGGGGGAAGAAGGATCTTCGGCACCTGGCTCTAGCCTTGGCGCGCCTTCATTCGCGGGTTTTTCTTATTGATGACGAAAGTACGGCCCCGGCGGCGGACGAGCTGCGCACCCGGAATTTTTTTCAGTGCCCGCAGCGAGTTTCTTACCTTCATGTTGTGCTCCTCAGTGGTGTTTCCGTTGGTTGGTTTAGGCCGAAAGGATCAGGGAACGAGGCGGTGCCGGATGCCATTTCCGTATCGGTTAGTTCGCATGCCTTCAGTAGTGCGCCGATTTCTGCGGCGTCGAGGTCGTCGCCGGTGATGGCCAGGACGGTTCCCCGGTCGCCGAACTCCGGATGCCACCCCAACGCGGCGTCGCGGGATTCAGCCGCCGACACACCGGGCAGGGAGGTTCGCCCGGCCTGCCAGGGGCCCGTGTTTTCCAGCCAGATGCGTGGTCCGACGCCCTGGACGGAGATCCGGCAGGCCGGTGCTGACGCCACCCAGATCCGCCCCCGCAACCAGCAGCACCCCTGGGCGAGGGCTGCCAGGGCATGCCGGAAACGTTCCGGGTGCAGGGGACGCTCAACCCGCTGCACCACCGTGGTGAAAGGTGCAGACGAGGCAACAGGGACACGTACCGAGCCGGGTACGGTCCGGGCTAATGCGTCCGCCAGGTCATGCCTGCCGAGCCGGATGTCGCCGCTGGATTCGGTAACTTCAGCGTGCGGCGCCAACTCTTTGATGAGCTGGACACCGCGGGCGCGCTCATAGGCATCCACCGGCACCAGGGCTGGATCGGCCAGCACCACCGAATCGTTGAACAACAGCTCCCCCATCAGGAACTCCCCCGGGGTACGGTCATCCTCGGGGACGGGAGTAAAACCGGATTCGAACAGCGTGTGGTGGTCCCAGATCTGGTCCTCCACTGCGTCAGGTGCGCAGGCCAGCACCACTGAATCAATGACCAGGGAATCCCCAAGACCTTTCCGGAGGGCCTGCACCGCGGTTTGTGAGGCCACTGCCGGAGGCAATCCCAGAATGATGCGCGGACCTGCCCTCAGCAGCCGGGCCACAGCGGGCACGACGTCCAGCCGCACGGTGCAGCTAAGGCAGCCGTGCTCCAGCGTGGATTCCTCCCGCTCAAAACACCGGCCATCCTGATAAACCCGGCGGACGACCACGCCGTCCTCCAGCAGGTCATGAAGGACGACAAGCGCGCCGGGCGACCCCGCCGCCAGTGCGGCGCACGCCTGTTGGCGGCTAAGGATGTCAAGGGAGCTCACAACAGTCACATGCATAGCCGAAAGCATACATGAGAAAGATTCTCATTATCAACAGCTCGATGCCGCACTCCGGCCCATCAGCCCCCTGAGCCGGTCCAGACCTCGGAGCAAGGCCTTCATAATTGACACTGATTCTCATTTGCATGAGAATCGCTGTCATGAAATCCCGTACACGGCTTGTTCTTGCCATGCCCCTTTTGTCCGCTCTTTCACTGACAGCCTGCGCTTCCGGCGCCGGGGAGGCTTCCCCCTCGGGCACGTCCGGGGCTGGGGCTGGGGCTGCGCCCCTGAAGGTCATGGCGTCCTTCTACCCCCTGCAGTACGTGACGGAGCAGGTGGGAGGGGACAAGGTGGAGGTTGAATCACTTACCCCTCCGGGGACCGAGCCCCATGACCTTGAGCTCTCCCCGGCAGCCGTGGCGTCCCTGGAAAACGCCGCCGCCGTGGTGTACCTGTCCGGGTTCCAGCCCGCTGTGGACGAAGCCATCAAGCAGGCGTCCCCCGCCCGCGCCCTGGACGTCTCGGAGGAAGCAACCCTGCCCGCCGGACACTCCGAACATGACCACGGCACGGAAACACACACCGAGGCCGCCGCCGAGGAAGAAGGGCACGCGGAGGAAACGGAAGCGGGCCACTCCGAGGAAGCGGAAGCCGGCCACGCCGAGGAAGGCCAGGACCTGCACTTCTGGCTGGATCCTGAGCGCCTGGCCCACACCGCCCACGCCGTCGCCGAGGAACTGGCCGAAGCCGACCCTGCGAACGCCGCCGCCTATGAGGCCAACGCCGAAGCCCTGTCCGGGAAATTGACGGCACTGGATGGGGACTTCAGCCAGGGCCTGAAGACCTGCAAGAGCCGGACAATCGTCGTCTCCCACGAGGCCTACGGCTACCTCACGGCCAAGTACGACCTGAACCAGGCCGGCATTTCCGGCCTGGCACCGGATACCGAACCGTCACCGGCACGGCTGGCCGAAATAGGCCAGGTGGTCAAGGATGAAGGGGTGAGCACCATCTTCACCGAAACCCTGGTCAACCCCAAGGTCGCCGAAACACTCGCCGCCGACCTGAACGTCAAGACCGCGGTCCTGGACCCGCTCGAAGGGCTGACCGACAACAGCTCCGACTACGAAAAAGTGATGCGCAGCAACCTCGAAGCCCTGCGCACCGCCCTGGACTGCGCCTAGACCGTGACCGCTGACCAGCCGCCGATCCGGACACGGCAACTGCATGTGTCCGTGGAAAGCGGGACCATCCTGCACGGCATCGACCTCACCGTCCCGGACGGCGAAGCCGTTGCACTGCTGGGAGCCAACGGGTCGGGCAAATCCACCCTGGTCAAAGCACTGATGGGCATCGTCCCGGTGACCTCCGGCACCGCCGAGATCTACGGCGCGGATGTCACCGCAGCCCGCCGCACAGTTCCCTGGTCCCGGATCGGCTACGTCCCGCAGCGGCTGGGGCCAAGCTCCGGGGTCCCGGCAACCGCCGTCGAAGTGGTGGCCTCCGGGCTGCTGGACAACAGGCGGCTGCGGACCGGCCGCGCTGCCCGCCGGAAAGCACTGGAGGCGCTGGAGCAGGTGGGACTGCTCGAACGCGCCCATGACAGTGTCCAGGTGTTCTCCGGCGGCCAGCAGCAGCGGGTGCTGATCGCCCGCGCCCTGGTGCGGGAGCCGGATCTGATCATTCTCGATGAGCCGCTGGCGGGAATCGACCGGGCATCCAAGGAGGCCCTCGCCCGCACCCTGGAGCGGATGCGTGAAAGAGGCACCACCATCCTGGTGGTGCTTCACGAGCTGGGCGAACTGGCCGGCATGGTGGAGCGGGCCGTGGTGCTGCGCCGCGGACGGGTCATATTCGATGGCCCGCCGCCGGCCGCCGCACCGGGACACGACCACCCGGACCATGACCACGTACACGCCCACGGAGACCCTCCCCTGCCCGGACATACCGTCCCTGACCTGCGATCGGAGTGGTAGTGGCTTTCTTCGACGCTATGGCCACCATGCTTTCCAGCCCGCTGATGCAGCGCGGCCTCATGGTCGCCGTGCTTGTTGGCATCTCGGCGCCCGTCATGGGCACCTACCTGGTCCAGCGGCGCCTTGCCCTGCTTGGTGACGGAATCGGGCACGTGGCACTGACCGGCGTGGCCATGGGCTGGCTCGCCGGAAGCGCTGCAGGGCTCACCCCCCACGACCTGCTCGCCGTACCGGGGGCCGTCATCGCCGCCGTCATCGGGGCGGTGCTGATCGAGCTGGTGCGGGAAAAGGGCAAAACCAGCGGCGACGTGGCCCTTGCCCTGCTCTTCTACGGCGGCATCGCCGGCGGAGTGCTCCTCATCGGGATCGCCGGCGGTACCGCGGCCAACCTCACCGGCTACCTGTTCGGATCCATCTCCACCGTCACGGCCCTGGACGTCTGGCTCGCCGCCGGCCTGGCCGCACTCATCCTGGGCATCGGCCTGGGACTGCGGCCCGCCCTCTTCGCGCTGAGCCATGATGAGGAATTCGCCCGCGCCACCGGCCTTCCCGTCCGGGCACTGAACATCCTCATCGCGGTGCTGGCAGCCCTGACGGTTTCCGTGTCGATGCGGGTGGTGGGAGTCCTGCTCGTCTCGGCGCTGATGATCGTACCGGTCGCAATCGCCCAACTGACCGCCAAATCCTTCCGTGCCACGATGGGCACCGCCATGATCATCGGTGCCGCGGTCTGCGTCACCGGGCTGTCCATCACGTACTTCCACCGCCTGTCCCCCGGGGCCACCATCGTGGTCCTCGCCATCGGCGTCTACGCTGTTGTGGCCCTCGCCCGGCCCTTCCTTCCGCGGCCCAAGCATGCCACCGGCCCGCACCTGGACGCCGAGGACGACCTGCGGCTGCACGAGGCAGCCTAAGGTGGAGCGCCGGACCCGGCAGCGCTCTGCCCTTGATGAGCTGCTGGAGCGCACACCGGAGTTCCGCAGCGCCCAGCAGCTGCACGCGAAACTGCGCGAGAACGGCGAATCGGTGGCCCTGGCCACGGTTTACCGGCTTCTGCAGTCCATGGCCCGCGAAGGCGAAATCGACGTGCTGCGCAGCGAAGACAATGAAAACCGGTACCGCCGCTGCCAGCGCCAGGAACACCACCACCACCTGGTATGCCGGCAGTGTGGATACACCGTGGAAGTCACGGAGACCACCATCCAGCGCTGGGCTGACGCGACCGCCCGGGAACACGGCTTCACGGTGGTCTCACACGCCGTAGAACTCCTCGGTGTCTGCGCCGGCTGCGAGGACAGCAGCAAGGCGTAAGCGCCAAAGCACCGGCTCACTCCAGCTGCCGGAAGCCTGTAAACCCTGCACGCCCTCCCCTAAGTCCCCGCAGCGTTCTTGGGCAACGCATTCATGAGCATTTGGTAATGATAATCATTTGCAAGTAGCATGGCGCGTTGGAACTTGAACATTTGGCAATACAAAAAGGAGCGGACCATGCTTGGGCGCACGATGAGAATGGCCGGGGCGTCAGCGGCCGCGGTATTGATGATGGCCGGATGCGCTGCGGAAGGCTCGTCAAAAAACCAGGCCCCGCAGCAGCCATTGAAGGTGGTGGGGCAGTTCGAGCTTCACGGCCTTGACCCCTCAACCACAGGGGGGTTCTTCACCCGCCTGCAGGTGGTCGAAACCCTTGTGGACGCCGACAACCAAGGGGTACTGCAGCCAGGACTCGCCACCGGCTGGGAGGCCTCCCCGGATAATCGTTCCTGGCGTTTCACCCTCCGCGAGGGTGCCAGCTTCCACGACGGAACTGCCGTCACCGCAGAAGCCGTCGCCGCTGCGCTGGAAACCGCCCGGAGCAAGGCCGCAAGCCCCTTCTCCACCGTCCCGGTAAAGGCCGTAACGGCCGAGGGCGGCGCGGTCCGCGTGGACCTGACGCAGCCGTACGCCCCGCTGCCCGCCGTGCTGGCCCACACCAGCACACAGATTCTGGCCCCCAGCTCGTATGCGGCGGACCGGACGGTCACCGACGTGGTGGGCTCCGGCCCTTACAAGGTGACCCGCCTGGAGCAGCCGGGCACCATCGAACTGGCTGTCTCCGAGCAATGGCAGGATGAAAAGCCGCCCATCACCGAAGTCCACTACCAGGCAGTAGGCAGGTCCGAAAGCCGCGCACTGATGGCCGAAAGCGGCCAGGCCGACGTCACCTTCGGGATGGACCCCACCAGCCTGCAGCGGATCAAGCAGGCCGGCAAGCAGGACATCGAACAGGTAACCCTCCCCCGGACCATCCTGTTGAAGGTCAACGCGGGCCACGAGATCCTGGGTGACGTCCGGGTCCGCCAGGCCCTGAGCCTGGCCCTGGACCGCGAAGCGATGGCAACTGCCTTGCTCAGGGACCCCGAGATGGCCGCTACCCAGCTGTTCCCGCCGTCGCTGCCCGAATGGCACCAGGACAACGTCACGCCGCTGACCCACGACGTGGAGGAAGCCCGCAAGCTGCTCACCGAGGCGGGCTGGGTGCCGGGAAGTGACGGCACCCTGGAGCGCGAGGGCCGGAAATTCTCGATCAGCCTGCGCACCTTCCCGGACCGGCCCGAGTTGCCTCTCCTGGCCACCGCCATCCAGGCGAAACTCAAAGAACTGGGCGTTGCCGTTGACGTGAAGGTCGGCAACTCCAGCGAAATCGCCGCCGGCCACCAGGACGGTTCCCTGGAACTGGCACTGTTTTCCCGGAACTACGCACTCGTACCCGACGCACTGGTAACCCTCGCGGACGACTTCGCCCCCAACGGCGCGGACTACGGTTCCATGGGCTGGAACAATGCAGACCTCACCTCGACATTGAACACCATGGCCACGGGCGCCGGCACCGGCAGCCTGGAGGAGAACCGGCGGACGGTGACCGAAATTATGCACGCTGAACTGCCCGTGATCCCCGTCGCCTGGTACCGGCAAAGCGCCGTGGTGAGCAAGCGGGTTGACGGCCTGGTCCTTGATCCCCTGGAACGCTCCTGGCGGCTCACCGACCTCAGCTGGGCAAAGTAAAAGGGGAACGAAAGTCCGTGCAAACACCCACAGCGAGGCTGCAGGTCCCTTCCGGACCTGCAGCCCGCATCCTTCGCCAACGCACCGTGCAGGCAGCCGCCGTCGTCCTGCTGGTCTCCACCGCGTGCTTCGCCATCGTGCAGAACCTGCCCGGAGACATTGCTTTCCGCATCGCTGCCGGCCGCTACGGCTACGACCAGGTCACCGCAGCATCAGCGGACAGCGTCCGCGCTGAACTGGGACTGGACCGGCCTATCTGGCAGCAGCTCCTGGACTGGATCGCCGACCTGCTGACCTTCAACCTCGGAAACTCCCTGGTGACCGGGGCCGACGTCGCCGGGGAGCTGGCCTTCTATCTCTCCAGCAGCACCCAGCTTGCCGTGGCAGCGCTGGCCATCGCCTTCGTCACGGGTGCCACCGCCGGAGCCCTTGCCGCCGCCAGGCCCGGCGGAGCGATGGACCGGATCACCAACCTGTGGGTCTCCGGAGCACGTGCA
The window above is part of the Pseudarthrobacter sp. NS4 genome. Proteins encoded here:
- a CDS encoding LPXTG cell wall anchor domain-containing protein, with the protein product MKKSLAALALAGSIALIGSAPAMAATYPPLPPQAAVSDGVVGPGETFIFRGQGFLAGESLTIRVTPGNPPAASGANIAGGRAVAARISVVTEAQTLKATADANGAFAVPVAINEPGTYLLTATGDTSGITVGPVTVTVAATLANTGGAPLANTGGTPLANTGTDASLLLWGAAGVGALGLGAAGVILVRRNKSEAAA
- a CDS encoding VanZ family protein encodes the protein MVPLALIAFWPSPVDEPIQGLLARILRFLHRNGIPDWFSYRFVEASANVALFIPIGFVSSLAFPKKAWWRIGAFGLLISGFIELGQLLFLHDRFASPGDLVTNASGAVIGGLLAIVALKKVQVRRLSATDL
- the galU gene encoding UTP--glucose-1-phosphate uridylyltransferase GalU, producing the protein MTTGKAITKAVIPAAGLGTRFLPATKAMPKEMLPVVDRPAIQYVVEEAVKSGLTDLLMITGRNKRSLEDHFDREPGLERALERKGDTDRLAAVEHASELGPIHYVRQGEAKGLGHAVLCAAQHVGNEPFAVLLGDDLIDEAEDLLTTMMEVQQKTGGSVIALIEVDPSQISAYGCADITPVDGEDYVRVNSLVEKPATGEAPSNLALIGRYVLHPSVFGILEETEPGRGGEIQLTDALQTLAAGGGEGSGVYGVVFKGRRFDTGDKLSYLKAVITLASERVEFGEDLKTWMKGFVN
- the ykgO gene encoding type B 50S ribosomal protein L36, whose amino-acid sequence is MKVRNSLRALKKIPGAQLVRRRGRTFVINKKNPRMKARQG
- a CDS encoding GTP-binding protein, whose translation is MSSLDILSRQQACAALAAGSPGALVVLHDLLEDGVVVRRVYQDGRCFEREESTLEHGCLSCTVRLDVVPAVARLLRAGPRIILGLPPAVASQTAVQALRKGLGDSLVIDSVVLACAPDAVEDQIWDHHTLFESGFTPVPEDDRTPGEFLMGELLFNDSVVLADPALVPVDAYERARGVQLIKELAPHAEVTESSGDIRLGRHDLADALARTVPGSVRVPVASSAPFTTVVQRVERPLHPERFRHALAALAQGCCWLRGRIWVASAPACRISVQGVGPRIWLENTGPWQAGRTSLPGVSAAESRDAALGWHPEFGDRGTVLAITGDDLDAAEIGALLKACELTDTEMASGTASFPDPFGLNQPTETPLRSTT
- a CDS encoding metal ABC transporter substrate-binding protein; this translates as MKSRTRLVLAMPLLSALSLTACASGAGEASPSGTSGAGAGAAPLKVMASFYPLQYVTEQVGGDKVEVESLTPPGTEPHDLELSPAAVASLENAAAVVYLSGFQPAVDEAIKQASPARALDVSEEATLPAGHSEHDHGTETHTEAAAEEEGHAEETEAGHSEEAEAGHAEEGQDLHFWLDPERLAHTAHAVAEELAEADPANAAAYEANAEALSGKLTALDGDFSQGLKTCKSRTIVVSHEAYGYLTAKYDLNQAGISGLAPDTEPSPARLAEIGQVVKDEGVSTIFTETLVNPKVAETLAADLNVKTAVLDPLEGLTDNSSDYEKVMRSNLEALRTALDCA
- a CDS encoding metal ABC transporter ATP-binding protein produces the protein MTADQPPIRTRQLHVSVESGTILHGIDLTVPDGEAVALLGANGSGKSTLVKALMGIVPVTSGTAEIYGADVTAARRTVPWSRIGYVPQRLGPSSGVPATAVEVVASGLLDNRRLRTGRAARRKALEALEQVGLLERAHDSVQVFSGGQQQRVLIARALVREPDLIILDEPLAGIDRASKEALARTLERMRERGTTILVVLHELGELAGMVERAVVLRRGRVIFDGPPPAAAPGHDHPDHDHVHAHGDPPLPGHTVPDLRSEW
- a CDS encoding metal ABC transporter permease, with amino-acid sequence MATMLSSPLMQRGLMVAVLVGISAPVMGTYLVQRRLALLGDGIGHVALTGVAMGWLAGSAAGLTPHDLLAVPGAVIAAVIGAVLIELVREKGKTSGDVALALLFYGGIAGGVLLIGIAGGTAANLTGYLFGSISTVTALDVWLAAGLAALILGIGLGLRPALFALSHDEEFARATGLPVRALNILIAVLAALTVSVSMRVVGVLLVSALMIVPVAIAQLTAKSFRATMGTAMIIGAAVCVTGLSITYFHRLSPGATIVVLAIGVYAVVALARPFLPRPKHATGPHLDAEDDLRLHEAA
- a CDS encoding Fur family transcriptional regulator, translated to MERRTRQRSALDELLERTPEFRSAQQLHAKLRENGESVALATVYRLLQSMAREGEIDVLRSEDNENRYRRCQRQEHHHHLVCRQCGYTVEVTETTIQRWADATAREHGFTVVSHAVELLGVCAGCEDSSKA
- a CDS encoding ABC transporter substrate-binding protein gives rise to the protein MLGRTMRMAGASAAAVLMMAGCAAEGSSKNQAPQQPLKVVGQFELHGLDPSTTGGFFTRLQVVETLVDADNQGVLQPGLATGWEASPDNRSWRFTLREGASFHDGTAVTAEAVAAALETARSKAASPFSTVPVKAVTAEGGAVRVDLTQPYAPLPAVLAHTSTQILAPSSYAADRTVTDVVGSGPYKVTRLEQPGTIELAVSEQWQDEKPPITEVHYQAVGRSESRALMAESGQADVTFGMDPTSLQRIKQAGKQDIEQVTLPRTILLKVNAGHEILGDVRVRQALSLALDREAMATALLRDPEMAATQLFPPSLPEWHQDNVTPLTHDVEEARKLLTEAGWVPGSDGTLEREGRKFSISLRTFPDRPELPLLATAIQAKLKELGVAVDVKVGNSSEIAAGHQDGSLELALFSRNYALVPDALVTLADDFAPNGADYGSMGWNNADLTSTLNTMATGAGTGSLEENRRTVTEIMHAELPVIPVAWYRQSAVVSKRVDGLVLDPLERSWRLTDLSWAK